Below is a window of Brassica napus cultivar Da-Ae chromosome A5, Da-Ae, whole genome shotgun sequence DNA.
AGAAGGAAGAGAGCAGAGGGAATGAAGATCACGTTGCTATTATCAAGGACTATAGAGGGAAGATCGAGACCGAGCTTAGCAAGATCTGCGATGGGATTTTGAACCTTCTTGATTCTCACCTTGTTCCCGCTGCGTCTTTGGCTGAGTCCAAGGTCTTTTATCTGAAGATGAAGGGGGATTACCATAGGTACCTTGCTGAGTTTAAGACTGGTGCTGAGAGGAAGGATGCTGCTGAGAACACTCTCGTGGCGTACAAGTCAGCTCAGGTAAAAAAGGGTTTTGTCTTGAGAGTAGTTGTAAAAGGGTTTTGTCTTGATGGacgcttatgttttttttttaattcttttgatGTAGGATATTGCACTTGCTGATTTGCCTCCGACTCATCCGATTAGATTGGGGCTTGCTCTTAACTTCTCTGTCTTCTACTATGAGATTCTCAACTCGCCTGACCGCGCTTGCAATCTCGCCAAACAGGTTTGTGTTTTGCCTTGTGTGATGCTCGTTTGCTAGTTTGTGACCGGACCTAATCTTGAAATTGTTTTTCACAGGCTTTTGATGAAGCGATCTCTGAGCTGGACACATTAGGAGAAGAATCATACAAGGACAGCACACTGATCATGCAACTTCTCCGTGACAATCTGACCCTCTGGACTTCTGACATCAATGTATACTATTTGTCTCCATCCCTATAACTTTTCTTTTAACTCCTtatatacacaatataaagcATATGTGCATGTGTTTAGCAAGTTCATGTACTGagagtttaatttttaattaaacgtTGTGTTGCTCATTTTCAGGATGAGGCGGGTGGTGATGAGATCAAGGAGGCGTCAAAAGACGAGCCTGAAGAAGGGAAACAAGCTTAGCCGTTGAAGTGACCAGAGAGAGAGTGAGCGAGGCATTATTAAGTATGTATGGATTTGGCTCTTGTTTCTTAAAAACATATGCTATGGGGTTTGTGTGTAGAAGCAGAGAGAAGATCATCATTTGATTTTCTCCTTTGCAAACTCAAaaactctcttctttctttttttgttggttttctTTCTAGTGTTTTGAGTCTTTGGTTTTTACTTCGTtgcttgttattttttttttaggaagTGAAGAAACACAACTTTCTATGATTGCTTTCGATTCAACTCTTTTTTTGCCGCCAATTAATCTTTCAACTTAAAAGTAAGAAGGCATGTAAACAAGTAGTGTCCACGAGAGCAAAGTGAGAACCAAGCATTGGTCTACCTTGGAAAGCATATACACTATATCAAAGCGACCTATACCAAATTCAATTTTGATATGGTCTGCAGAGTTCTCATAATGTCAGATAGAAACCATTCAAAAATCTCATCAAGCCATTTCATGAGCTTGTTGACGTTGCTTGGATTGAGAACCGGTTAGGTGAGATTATGGATTTTGGATTTGGGTTCAATGTGGTCTAACTCTCATAACATCGAATTTGCATCAAGTTGTGTTTAACTGTCATTTTAAATCTCAAACTTTTGTTAAATGAACCATATTATacgatgatattttttttttttgaaacaccgaAAACAGAATTAGTCGCTAAAAGCAATGGTTAAACAAAACGGCGTCATGTTGTTTAAccattgtttaaaaaaatgggGAAATAATTATAAAAGCCTACACTCtaaatttatgattattaaAAGCACAAATTTTCATATAAGCAGTTAAAACATCTGATTGTGTttgaatttcattttaaaacttgaattagACATGTTGTGAAGTGATTAACATAATTTAGAATAAATTCAACTAGTCACTAATAACTACGATAAAGCAGATTTTGTTAGTTTGGTTTTTTGATTTGtcaatatagaaaatattatttattttagtttatgcaATGTTTGATTAATTATGAATCAAATATCATATAAACTTAGTTGGGAATGAGAGCATCTCTAACTACACATCGTCATGACCAAGGTGAGATAGACATTCTCTTCTCACTAAAAGAGTAGACCATGAATTAACTTCCACCTGCTTACATGTGGTGTTCGTGTTCCAAAAGTAATCAACAAGCTTCAGGTTCTATATTGAAACGTCGGTACCGTGACCGCAAAAAAAGACAGAGTTGATAATGTTTGGTTTGTTCAATCCTCTAAACCGAGTTGCCCATATTTGTTATCCCTAACTGTGTAGAGATGACCTTCTATGGTCAGAAAAATCGTACACATGGTATTAACTTCCACCTGCTTGCATGGGGTGTTAGTGTTCCAAAAGTACTCAACAAACTTCGGCTTCAGTACTGAATTGTATTTACCATGACCACATGAAAATACTGAATTGTGTTATATGTGAATACTTCTCCAGACTCCATTACATAATCCACATTTTCTTCATTTGCTGAGAGTTGTTGAACCTTTGCAGAGAATGGAAAATATACGGGTCGCACTCCTAACATTAACCTAGTGGTGAGCCCATGATCATCTATGGTTGAGTATACACATGTGTTTTGGCTAACCAATGTGAAATCTCTTCCCGCCACGACATGCATCATCTGTAAGTAAATGTGTCAAGATTTTATCGAATAACAGGTTTCAAATTTCAatattaaacataataaaacCATATGAAGGATGTCCCATGCAGCATCAACACTTCTTATAAGTTCTATGTTAGGATATCTTATGCCTAACAGTATTTTAAACCCTCGAAGCCTCATGTCGCATAATAGATGAACATTACCATGAACcatagttttcattttcttggatGTTATTACGGTATTGACTTGATTAGTCCAACTAAAGTCATCAACTACTCCAAATTAGACATATTATGAAGTGattaatagcttaaaataaaTTCAACTAGCCACTAATAACTACGataaagaaaattttgttagtttgattttttttatttcactataaaatattctttattttagtttatgcaatgtttaattaattataccAATCAAATGTCAAATAATACTATTATGAAATATATTATAACATCATATTGaacacaaacaacaaaacaaagaaaattataGGGAGCAAGGTTAGTACACAATATCAAACAAGAACTTTATATAACTATTGAAAATAGTATGTCTAATCCTTGAAGACTAAGCGATCTGATCCTTGATGACTAAAAGAAACACTAAAAATGCAAAGGCATGTAATTGTTGAATTAAATCATGCATATAAAACAAAGCAAGTGAGAGTAGTTTTGTAGTAATGACGAAGTATTAGCCtaatttggaaaataaaataattgttcgATTGTAGGTACTGAAAAATAGTGGTAGATTTTTACTTGATCATAAGATTTTTCTCAATGTTCTCATACCGCATCCGACcccatttcatgttttggtGATTGGTTTCTCTAActaattgttatatttttgatgtaATTACAATAGACTAAAcgctatttttttaattaaatacaaCTTGCAAAGAAGCTTTGGTAAAAGATTTTAACTACTTTTGTTATCAAAAGCGCATTGGGTAAAGCTGTTGGTATGAGTTTTTCAATATTTCGAATAACGAAAATTAGTGCATTTGTGAGATATTTATTAATTGCTGGCTGAGAACCGGTTGGTTGAGATGATGTGATTTTGGATTTGAGGTCACTgtgcttctcttttaatttgGGTTATATTGAACCATGTAAGAAACCAAAATAAACCGAGACCTTCCCGGTTTAATTTCAAAACCTACATAAAGTTCGATTGTAACTGGTTTAGATACAAAACCGgtattataaacaaataaaccaAAGAATCTTCGGTTAGTTTTAGAAACCGGTCTCCTTTGATTAAAACCCAGTAAATAAATACACACACTCTCCGCAGAAAGTAGAAAAACCATCTCGAACACGAACAATTTCTTGGAGcgaatcaatcaatcaatggtTTGGGGTCTCTTTCCCGTTGATCCTCTCTcaggttaccttttttttttctctctaacgCCTATCAcagtatgttttttatttaaatagtgTGAAATCGTTCGTGTATTGCCTTGCAAATGGAAAAGAGTTTTGTTTGCTTGCTTCTATGTTCAAATATTTAGTCATTACGCAGCTCTGAACTATGTTCAAGTGTTAATTTCATTCAAGCGAGTTTTGGACCCATGATTGGTTGTATAATGATATTAGTCTTGTGTCTCAGGTGAAGATAAATACTATATCTTTTCAAAAGGGACTTACAAGATTGGTcgcaaaggtattcttacataACTTTAATCCTCTTTCTTGTTCCTTGTTTGATATAAATATGTGACTATGGTGTTGTTTATTGTATAGGATGTGACATCATTATCAATAAGGATAAGGGAGTGTCTAGGATCCACGCAGAGTTAACTTTCGACGCAACAGTTGCCTCAACCTCTCGCAGGAATAAATCTCCCGACACCTCATTTGTTATCCGTGTCAAAGATTGTTCAAAGTATGGCACTTTTATCAAAACTGACCCCGGGACAAAAGACAAAGTCCATGAGCTACCTAACAAGGAGAGGATTCTCAGTGATGGAGATGTTATCACCTTTGGTACTGGTGCAGCTACTTACAGGTATTATTACTAGCTAGTCCAAtctgatatattttttgttaacatgGCTTTAATCTGTTTCATTTCGAATAAAATCAATGCAGGTTGTCTTTGATCCCGCTGGTGTTTTACTACTGCCCTTCCTCTGAGACCTTTAAGGTGGATCGGTCCGTACAAGATGCAGTTTCATCAATCGGTTAGTGACAAACGTTATGCAAGTAAACTTGGTTCTTGTAGTTTTATACTTAACTATGTTGATTACTTAGGTGCTCGTATTGCTCCTACATTGAGTGATGAGTGCACACATGTTCTTGTTGAGCCGCGTATGCAAGTGAATGAAGCTCTACTCAATGCAGTTTTAGCCCAAAAACCCATCATTTTGACGAATTGGGTTAAGGTATGTCAGAGAATACATTTCTCACCCCTCGTTTGCTGGTTTATTAATGGGTTCTATAACTTTCAGTGGTTTTGTTTTGTAGCTTCTTGGAGAGAAAAGTATCCGCAGCGAGTTTCCTGGAAACAGTCAGTGAGTATTGTCTCAATGCTTTTATGTAGTTACAGAACAAACTCTGCAGTTACTGACATGCTAATTTATAAATACAGGTACAGACCATCAGTGATGGTGGAAGAAGCTTTGGTGGATGTAATGGAACAAAACATCCGTGAAAAATGTCTAGAAGGATTCACCTTTGTGTTGGAATCAACAGACATGGTATAATCTCTTATCTTGATGTTGATGAACATGCATTTACCTATTCTTTCCCTCTTTGTTTCATATTTGTCTCTATTTTTTTCCCTTATGCAGTACAGGTTTGGTAGCAGCTTCCCGTCTTTACTCAAAGTATGCGGCGCAGAGACTGTTGCCGTAGCAGAGATCAGCTCCATGAGTCAGGTTTGTGTGTTTTCTATTGTTTTGGCTCATTTGGTCTTTCTGTAAGTAGCCATAACAAACCATAATCAACTTTACAGGAGTCTCAGTATGGAGAAACTAATCGGATGATATGTGTCATCCCAGTAAGCTCAGGAGACAAGTTTGCCCGTTTGAAGCATCTCAGTCTGTTATCTAGAGTGAACGAGATGGACTTAATAAGTGCTGTCTTGTCTGGAAATCTACCTTCGACTTCGTTGATACCACCTTCTGGTGAGTACACACTGTCACACACACAAAGCCAAACATATTTGTTAAACTCTTATCTGAAACATTTCCCTGTTTGTAGTTGTGATTTCATCATCGTGCTCCACGGATGAGACAGTGGTAGCAGACTCTGATGTCGAAGAGGAAGAAACAACATCGTCAGTTCATATGATCGACGCCACCGAGAAGGCGGAAACACCAGAGGAGCCTCCTGCTGCGATAGTGATAGAAGAGAGTCCGGTTACAGCAGTGGAAGAAACTATGAATTTGAACGAGTTCAAAAGCGTGAACTTATCGGCAGATACCGAAATGAAAGACTACAATGATGTGACGACAATCAAAAGGGATCGTAACGATGAGCCTGAATGTGGCAACTCGGAGGTTATCTACACTCAACATCTCATTGTTAGGGATTTGCGGTCAATAAGAGATGTCCGGTCTACAGGAGTGGAAGGAGTTGTTGACTTCAAGCGATTTAGAAAGGTATTAGAAAGCCTTTGGATTCTGAACAAATGATTATGTTTGCGAGATTaatgagtttttgttttgttagggGAATGTTATAATATCAGGAAACAGCTTCAGTAGTCTAATACCTTTCGCCAAGGATCCATACAAGTAATCTTAAGTCCCTTTTAGCTCCTAGTGGtttctctttctcctcttttGTTTACTTAAACCTTTTGTTTTGGTGATGCCAGAGAGTACGATACCAGTGAAGTGACGGACTTtatgaaagaagagaagaagaggaagcagaGAGAAGCCGTTGCAGAGGACTTGTTCAACAATGAAAAGgtttcaatcaaacaacatcaTCATCTTGCATTGCATCAAAATTTATTGAGCAATTTTATTTACACTTTATAATTGAATCTGCAGGCTAGAAAGCGTGGAACGGCTGGTTCCATCAGCGGGTTTCTCACTCGAAGTTGAGGTTTCAAGGTGAATATGAAATGGTTATTGTGAGATAATTACTCATGGTTGTTTGTTAATCTTCAAGAATCAAAATGGTTATTTGTCTGTCAACTCtactttttaatctttaaactAAAATTCAAGAGGAATTTAGTGGCATGTGGGGTTACAAATACACTATCACCCGTTTATAGAGTCTTTAATTAGGCTACAAAAGTGTTTAATTTGtgatttaattataattaggtgaatatatatatatatataccaaattaCCAGACCATCAAGGCATCAACACTAGTAATAAGATCTCAGAGGGTTATAATCTGTGGATTCATCATcattttcaaacaaaaagacTGCCTCTGTTTCATCCAGAGGGTCTTCGACTACAAAAATCTAAATTCTATACACCAAATGGAATTGGAATATTTGTTTATGTATTCATGTAGAGAGAAGAAGCCATTAAGGAGCTCAAACAATTGTATGCATTTTGGTTTCGTCTGTATGAAAGAGAATACACCTCTTATCATGTCTGTAACCTTCATCTATCATAACACCAGACAAAGACAAATCAGAGAGAACATCATGTATAGCCTCTGCTTGTGGATGCAACAACTCGTCATAACGCTAAATGGCTTCTCGTATTAGAGATTCCAATATGTATTGGGAAGAAACTTCTGTTTCATGACGAGAGATTTAAAATCAAAAGAGCAAAATGTCAATCACAAAGTACATGACTGTGTAATCTAGTGCGTTGTGTGACCTTTTTATCCAGCCATTTTTTGACGTAAAAGTTCATTCAACTGAGCAGctttctttcatttttatttggcCATTTGGACTAGGGAATATTATTGTTGGGGAAGTCTTTTTTATCAGGTAGGCAAGATATTGATGTAAACAAGAGTGGACGTGCCGGAGTGGTTATCGGGCATGACTAGAAATCATGTGGGCTTTGCCCGCGCAGGTTCGAATCCTGCCGTTCacgtttttttattcttattaaatccattataatattgttttttttttaacacgcGTGCTCCACTCGTCCCTAAACGTCGCTGTTAACCAGATCTCTCCAGAATGTCATAACAACAACGCACCTTCAAGcagaatctctctctctctctctctctgtctagCTGAAAATGGCGAACTCGAGAACTGTTCTGATCTTATGCGGTGACTACATGGAAGACTATGaggttctcttcttcctctactactttttttttcctttcttcggTGTTCTTATATATACTAGCTTGTGCTTCTCTCTCAGGTGATGGTCCCGTTCCAGGCTTTGCAAGCTTTCGGAGTCTCAGTCCACACCGTCTGCCCCGGTAAAAAGTCTGGTGACTCTTGCCCCACCGCTGTTCACGACTTCTGTGGCCACCAGGTCTCTCGATCTCGATGTGATCTACTGATAAACTTCATTTTTCAAATTGTAGGAGAAACTGTGTTGACGTATTTTTCTGATTTGATCACTTGCAGACCTATTCCGAGTCGCGAGGTCACAACTTCACTCTCAACGCGACGTTTGACGAAGTTGACCTCACCAAGTACGATGGATTGGTTATACCAGGAGGCCGTGCTCCTGAATACCTCTCCATGAATGCATCCGTTGTTGACTTGGTTAAACAGTTTTCAAGCTCTGGAAAGCCCATAGCCTCTATTTGCCACGGGCAGTTGATACTAGCAGCTGCTGACACAGTTAACGGTCGAAGCTGCACAGCTTATGCAACTGTTGGACCTGCTCTAATCGCTGCAGGTGCCAAGTGGGTGGAACCAGTGACACCTGATGTCTGTGTTGTTGATGGTAGTTTGATCACTGCGGCTACCTATGAGGGACATCCTGAGTTTATCCAGCTTTTTGTCAAGGCCATGGGCGGTAAAATAACTGGAGCTAATAAAAGAATCTTGTTTCTTTGTGGGGTAAGTGACTTTACTACTTTTATTGTCTCAGTTTATTAGTAGTCATGGTTTATAATTTGTTGTTAAGTAAAATACGCACTTGGGTCCCTATAAACATTAcagttttggtttttttttttgacctttGCAGGATTATATGGAAGACTATGAAGTCAAAGTTCCATTTCAGTCCCTTCAAGCTTTGGGGTGTCAAGTTGATGCGGTTTGTCCGGAGAAAAAGGCTGGTGATCGCTGCCCAACTGCAATCCATGACTTTGAGGGTGACCAAACTTACAGTGAAAAGCCAGGCCATACTTTTGGTTTAACTGCTAGTTTTGATGGAGTAGATTCCTCCAGTTATGATGCTCTGGTGATTCCAGGGGGCAGAGCTCCTGAATATCTGGCCTTGAACCAACACGTCCTTAACGTAGTTAAAGAGTTTATGAATTCTGGGAAACCAGTTGCATCTATCTGCCACGGACAACAGATCTTAGCTGCTGCTGGTGTCCTAAAGGTCAGTTTTGCTCCACTACAATTTGTATAATTATGAAATTGTTTGAGAAAACTGATATATCTGATTTCATGTTAACCTGGTCACTGATGCAGGGAAGGAAATGCACTG
It encodes the following:
- the LOC125609154 gene encoding 14-3-3-like protein GF14 nu; this translates as MSSPREENVYLAKLAEQAERYEEMVEFMEKVAKTVDSEELTVEERNLLSVAYKNVIGARRASWRIISSIEQKEESRGNEDHVAIIKDYRGKIETELSKICDGILNLLDSHLVPAASLAESKVFYLKMKGDYHRYLAEFKTGAERKDAAENTLVAYKSAQDIALADLPPTHPIRLGLALNFSVFYYEILNSPDRACNLAKQAFDEAISELDTLGEESYKDSTLIMQLLRDNLTLWTSDINDEAGGDEIKEASKDEPEEGKQA
- the LOC125609155 gene encoding protein DJ-1 homolog D, coding for MANSRTVLILCGDYMEDYEVMVPFQALQAFGVSVHTVCPGKKSGDSCPTAVHDFCGHQTYSESRGHNFTLNATFDEVDLTKYDGLVIPGGRAPEYLSMNASVVDLVKQFSSSGKPIASICHGQLILAAADTVNGRSCTAYATVGPALIAAGAKWVEPVTPDVCVVDGSLITAATYEGHPEFIQLFVKAMGGKITGANKRILFLCGDYMEDYEVKVPFQSLQALGCQVDAVCPEKKAGDRCPTAIHDFEGDQTYSEKPGHTFGLTASFDGVDSSSYDALVIPGGRAPEYLALNQHVLNVVKEFMNSGKPVASICHGQQILAAAGVLKGRKCTAYPAVKLNVVLGGGSWLEPDPIHRCFTDGNLVTGAAWPGHPEFVSQLMLLLGVQVSF
- the LOC106453222 gene encoding nijmegen breakage syndrome 1 protein, encoding MVWGLFPVDPLSGEDKYYIFSKGTYKIGRKGCDIIINKDKGVSRIHAELTFDATVASTSRRNKSPDTSFVIRVKDCSKYGTFIKTDPGTKDKVHELPNKERILSDGDVITFGTGAATYRLSLIPLVFYYCPSSETFKVDRSVQDAVSSIGARIAPTLSDECTHVLVEPRMQVNEALLNAVLAQKPIILTNWVKLLGEKSIRSEFPGNSQYRPSVMVEEALVDVMEQNIREKCLEGFTFVLESTDMYRFGSSFPSLLKVCGAETVAVAEISSMSQESQYGETNRMICVIPVSSGDKFARLKHLSLLSRVNEMDLISAVLSGNLPSTSLIPPSVVISSSCSTDETVVADSDVEEEETTSSVHMIDATEKAETPEEPPAAIVIEESPVTAVEETMNLNEFKSVNLSADTEMKDYNDVTTIKRDRNDEPECGNSEVIYTQHLIVRDLRSIRDVRSTGVEGVVDFKRFRKGNVIISGNSFSSLIPFAKDPYKEYDTSEVTDFMKEEKKRKQREAVAEDLFNNEKARKRGTAGSISGFLTRS